A single genomic interval of Daucus carota subsp. sativus chromosome 1, DH1 v3.0, whole genome shotgun sequence harbors:
- the LOC108205307 gene encoding F-box protein SKIP17 isoform X1, with product MDTLLFHHHTNRPCSAASKRPFSATASPPPDPMASDPTRLDSLLESFLSLSDKTTTCLLDRAFDNLIESCECDHSVMIERALRLGSVLLEAGKRSARKRDYLHNAVVWPLPPDLTIKVFSMLDTQSVCFAAAACSFFHKCASDPLCYASIDLMTVIPKVNNLVVSTMIQRAGKALRSIKLGLMPGTTAFFGSSQPCIYGMRNSTDVSGFSWNDKRSRQGKESCILSRSCLSSLSSDNGAPGALLRRLHLNNIERVDNTALSAALSVCPSLLDLEIVGLHVELRQTLESVSKYCHLIERLFFESSKTGRDDSLKLNPTCSDFVQNCPNLNCLALRGFKLQDFKVLALIKGFRKLKHLDFSTSYSISGAFLKKLIGGAGGNLLEVLILRDCMHLRKAEVERFISAIIAGEFKFLRHLDVSNREGLASEEDWCSRCYDPSFIPAKQLYGERPNFCLQAEFPVEGSFIEFGQMIGSDDVNVPSQLSCHMSDGSCFVNASDSCYNSDLGSGNEDSHDTSFIIYEESSDEADFLSV from the exons ATGGATACCCTCCTCTTCCACCACCACACCAACCGCCCCTGCTCCGCCGCATCCAAGCGCCCCTTCTCCGCCACCGCCTCCCCCCCGCCGGATCCCATGGCCTCGGATCCGACCCGTTTAGATTCTCTCCTCGAATCTTTCTTGTCTCTCTCTGATAAGACTACTACTTGTTTACTTGATCGTGCTTTTGATAATTTGATCGAATCTTGTGAGTGTGATCACAGTGTTATGATTGAGCGGGCTCTGCGGTTAGGCTCCGTGTTGCTTGAAGCTGGGAAGCGATCTGCTCGGAAGCGTGATTATCTCCACAACGCCGTCGTTTGGCCCCTACCTCCTGATCTTACTATTAAG GTATTCTCGATGCTGGACACTCAAAGTGTATGTTTTGCAGCGGCGGCTTGTTCCTTTTTCCACAAGTGTGCCTCGGATCCACTGTGCTATGCCAGTATTGACTTGATGACAGTAATCCCGAAAGTCAATAATCTGGTAGTGTCCACAATGATCCAACGAGCTGGAAAAGCGCTGCG GTCTATAAAGCTTGGTTTGATGCCTGGTACAACTGCATTTTTTGGTTCTTCTCAGCCGTGTATCTATGGTATGAGGAATTCTACCGACGTATCTGGTTTCTCATGGAATGATAAAAGATCAAGACAAGGGAAGGAATCGTGTATTCTTTCACGGTCGTGCCTAAGTTCCTTAAGCTCAGACAATGGCGCTCCAGG GGCTCTGTTAAGAAGGTTGCATCTTAATAATATTGAACGAGTGGATAATACAGCACTTTCTGCAGCATTATCAGTCTGTCCATCTCTCCTCGATCTGGAAATTGTTGGCCT TCATGTCGAATTGAGGCAAACATTGGAGTCAGTTAGCAAATATTGCCATCTGATAGAACGTCTGTTTTTTGAATCTTCCAAGACAG GTAGAGATGACAGTTTGAAATTGAACCCAACCTGCAGTGATTTTGTGCAAAATTGCCCTAACCTCAACTGTTTAGCACTCCGTGGGTTCAAGCTGCAAGACTTTAAAGTATTGGCACTTATCAAG GGTTTCCGTAAGCTGAAACACCTTGACTTCTCCACATCCTACTCAATATCGGGTGCTTTTTTGAA GAAGCTTATCGGGGGTGCAGGTGGGAACCTGCTGGAAGTTCTAATTCTACGGGATTGTATGCATCTCAGAAAG GCAGAAGTTGAGAGGTTTATTTCTGCAATTATTGCAGGAGAATTCAAGTTTCTTAGACATCTT GATGTGTCCAACCGGGAAGGTCTAGCATCCGAAGAAGACTGGTGCAGCAGGTGTTACGACCCAAG CTTCATACCTGCAAAGCAATTATATGGAGAAAGGCCTAACTTCTGCCTACAGGCCGAGTTTCCAGTTGAAGGAAG TTTTATTGAATTTGGACAAATGATTGGCAGTGATGATGTGAATGTACCATCACAGCTGAGCTGTCATATGTCTGATGGATCATGCTTCGTGAATGCATCTGATAGCTGTTACAATAGTGACCTGGGAAGTGGCAATGAAGATAGCCATGACACCAGTTTCATTATATATGAGGAGAGTTCAGATGAGGCAGATTTTCTGTCAGTCTAA
- the LOC108205307 gene encoding F-box protein SKIP17 isoform X2, with translation MDTLLFHHHTNRPCSAASKRPFSATASPPPDPMASDPTRLDSLLESFLSLSDKTTTCLLDRAFDNLIESCECDHSVMIERALRLGSVLLEAGKRSARKRDYLHNAVVWPLPPDLTIKVFSMLDTQSVCFAAAACSFFHKCASDPLCYASIDLMTVIPKVNNLVVSTMIQRAGKALRSIKLGLMPGTTAFFGSSQPCIYGMRNSTDVSGFSWNDKRSRQGKESCILSRSCLSSLSSDNGAPGALLRRLHLNNIERVDNTALSAALSVCPSLLDLEIVGLHVELRQTLESVSKYCHLIERLFFESSKTGRDDSLKLNPTCSDFVQNCPNLNCLALRGFKLQDFKVLALIKGFRKLKHLDFSTSYSISGAFLKKLIGGAGGNLLEVLILRDCMHLRKAEVERFISAIIAGEFKFLRHLDVSNREGLASEEDWCSRCYDPSFIPAKQLYGERPNFCLQAEFPVEGSDDVNVPSQLSCHMSDGSCFVNASDSCYNSDLGSGNEDSHDTSFIIYEESSDEADFLSV, from the exons ATGGATACCCTCCTCTTCCACCACCACACCAACCGCCCCTGCTCCGCCGCATCCAAGCGCCCCTTCTCCGCCACCGCCTCCCCCCCGCCGGATCCCATGGCCTCGGATCCGACCCGTTTAGATTCTCTCCTCGAATCTTTCTTGTCTCTCTCTGATAAGACTACTACTTGTTTACTTGATCGTGCTTTTGATAATTTGATCGAATCTTGTGAGTGTGATCACAGTGTTATGATTGAGCGGGCTCTGCGGTTAGGCTCCGTGTTGCTTGAAGCTGGGAAGCGATCTGCTCGGAAGCGTGATTATCTCCACAACGCCGTCGTTTGGCCCCTACCTCCTGATCTTACTATTAAG GTATTCTCGATGCTGGACACTCAAAGTGTATGTTTTGCAGCGGCGGCTTGTTCCTTTTTCCACAAGTGTGCCTCGGATCCACTGTGCTATGCCAGTATTGACTTGATGACAGTAATCCCGAAAGTCAATAATCTGGTAGTGTCCACAATGATCCAACGAGCTGGAAAAGCGCTGCG GTCTATAAAGCTTGGTTTGATGCCTGGTACAACTGCATTTTTTGGTTCTTCTCAGCCGTGTATCTATGGTATGAGGAATTCTACCGACGTATCTGGTTTCTCATGGAATGATAAAAGATCAAGACAAGGGAAGGAATCGTGTATTCTTTCACGGTCGTGCCTAAGTTCCTTAAGCTCAGACAATGGCGCTCCAGG GGCTCTGTTAAGAAGGTTGCATCTTAATAATATTGAACGAGTGGATAATACAGCACTTTCTGCAGCATTATCAGTCTGTCCATCTCTCCTCGATCTGGAAATTGTTGGCCT TCATGTCGAATTGAGGCAAACATTGGAGTCAGTTAGCAAATATTGCCATCTGATAGAACGTCTGTTTTTTGAATCTTCCAAGACAG GTAGAGATGACAGTTTGAAATTGAACCCAACCTGCAGTGATTTTGTGCAAAATTGCCCTAACCTCAACTGTTTAGCACTCCGTGGGTTCAAGCTGCAAGACTTTAAAGTATTGGCACTTATCAAG GGTTTCCGTAAGCTGAAACACCTTGACTTCTCCACATCCTACTCAATATCGGGTGCTTTTTTGAA GAAGCTTATCGGGGGTGCAGGTGGGAACCTGCTGGAAGTTCTAATTCTACGGGATTGTATGCATCTCAGAAAG GCAGAAGTTGAGAGGTTTATTTCTGCAATTATTGCAGGAGAATTCAAGTTTCTTAGACATCTT GATGTGTCCAACCGGGAAGGTCTAGCATCCGAAGAAGACTGGTGCAGCAGGTGTTACGACCCAAG CTTCATACCTGCAAAGCAATTATATGGAGAAAGGCCTAACTTCTGCCTACAGGCCGAGTTTCCAGTTGAAGGAAG TGATGATGTGAATGTACCATCACAGCTGAGCTGTCATATGTCTGATGGATCATGCTTCGTGAATGCATCTGATAGCTGTTACAATAGTGACCTGGGAAGTGGCAATGAAGATAGCCATGACACCAGTTTCATTATATATGAGGAGAGTTCAGATGAGGCAGATTTTCTGTCAGTCTAA
- the LOC108222237 gene encoding uncharacterized protein LOC108222237 — MNNSNPLVTAIMKASIYANSDFLNANLGNNPSYTWRSIMAVQDSMKHGSRRKIVDGKDTRVWQIPWLPCRVDGYVTTDMQQELANTTVHGLMITGSRSWDDDIQEDMFNERDRLLIQQIPLSSRFTGHDAWYWICDEKGEFTVRSCYRQIRGEQICENRTFWKTLWGIKLPGKMLNFIWRACSNVLPTTTALAIKNVAVMQSCSWCHEYNEDAAHVLFTCCFAKELWNMVGLQRVVPDSEGGNVLQILKQAFQTSTKQQCAQIGLLCWSLWVRRNNWVWERKAMSAFGVNAMAVNLFQEWKRAQEDVSTSNRQPRMQQWCKPPPGWIEINIDASCQVDYDFIGAGCVVQDENGCFMRARTCQIRGRMQAKEGEARRLREALLWIRQWRNTKCIFETDTKILVDVIHGDKGNSIFHTIVEDCVEILKHFEEVLVVFTKRSANKVAHLLAQATYSVPDPMEWYNTAPDFICNLIMEES; from the coding sequence ATGAATAACTCGAACCCATTAGTGACTGCCATAATGAAGGCCAGTATCTATGCGAATAGTGATTTTCTAAATGCTAACCTGGGAAATAATCCAAGTTATACATGGAGAAGCATCATGGCTGTACAAGATAGTATGAAGCATGGGAGTAGAAGGAAAATAGTTGATGGAAAGGACACTCGGGTCTGGCAAATTCCTTGGTTGCCGTGTCGTGTTGATGGGTATGTTACTACTGATATGCAACAGGAATTGGCGAATACCACAGTGCATGGATTGATGATAACTGGGAGTAGGAGTTGGGATGATGATATTCAGGAGGATATGTTTAATGAGAGAGATAGGCTTTTGATTCAACAAATACCTTTATCTAGTCGTTTTACTGGACATGATGCTTGGTATTGGATTTGTGATGAGAAAGGAGAGTTTACTGTTAGAAGCTGTTACAGACAAATTCGAGGGGAACAGATTTGTGAGAATAGGACATTTTGGAAGACGTTGTGGGGAATTAAATTACCAGGTAAAATGTTGAATTTTATATGGCGTGCTTGTTCAAATGTATTACCCACGACAACAGCACTGGCTATTAAAAATGTAGCGGTGATGCAATCATGTTCATGGTGCCATGAGTATAATGAGGATGCAGCTCATGTATTATTCACATGTTGTTTTGCAAAAGAGTTGTGGAATATGGTGGGATTACAAAGAGTGGTTCCAGATAGTGAAGGAGGGAATGTGCTGCAAATTCTTAAGCAAGCTTTTCAAACTAGTACTAAGCAGCAGTGTGCTCAAATTGGTTTACTGTGTTGGAGTTTATGGGTACGGCGAAATAATTGGGTATGGGAGAGAAAAGCCATGTCGGCTTTTGGGGTTAATGCCATGGCTGTAAACTTATTCCAGGAATGGAAAAGAGCTCAGGAGGATGTTTCTACGAGCAACAGACAACCCCGGATGCAGCAGTGGTGCAAACCGCCACCAGGGTGGATTGAAATCAACATTGACGCCTCTTGTCAAGTTGATTATGACTTCATTGGAGCGGGATGTGTAGTTCAGGATGAGAATGGATGTTTTATGCGTGCACGTACTTGTCAGATTAGAGGCAGAATGCAAGCAAAGGAAGGGGAAGCCAGACGTCTCAGAGAAGCATTACTTTGGATCAGGCAATGGAGAAACACGAAGTGCATTTTCGAGACGGACACCAAGATATTGGTTGATGTTATTCATGGAGACAAGGGAAATTCCATTTTTCATACAATTGTTGAAGATTGTGTGGAAATTCTTAAACACTTTGAGGAAGTGTTAGTTGTTTTTACTAAAAGATCTGCGAATAAGGTAGCACATTTGTTAGCTCAAGCTACTTATTCTGTGCCAGATCCTATGGAGTGGTATAATACTGCTCCAGATTTTATTTGTAATCTAATTATGGAGGAGAGTTAA
- the LOC108222250 gene encoding uncharacterized protein LOC108222250 yields the protein MMFRDEKRGGREHPSNLLMGFMSTVNDCGLRDLGFVGEKYTWEKSRGQPNWIQERLDRGFANHRWQSLFPLAEMQVIEVSMSDHLPLFLQLNKKAYEPKGYRFRFENIWLREKECVNVVRNGWELAGGMDITGKIRLCAEKLQQWGGGLSNEYKVKIQQCRLMLKKLRSRRDCQGIQQYNATRWEYLSLLDKQEVYWKQRSKQFWLQEGDKNTRFFHRYASNRRKNNRVDRIKDANGVWQETKGEIQGVVEDYFSRLFTSSNLQGKLSNREVVKQVSDVENAELHTEVTVAEVKDVVFSMHPDKASGLDGFNPAFYQAF from the coding sequence ATGATGTTTAGAGATGAAAAGAGGGGAGGTAGAGAACATCCAAGTAATTTGTTAATGGGTTTCATGTCTACTGTCAATGATTGTGGGCTCAGGGATTTAGGATTTGTGGGGGAGAAATATACTTGGGAAAAGTCGAGGGGACAACCTAACTGGATTCAAGAGCGGTTGGATAGAGGGTTTGCTAATCATAGGTGGCAAAGTCTGTTTCCGTTGGCAGAGATGCAAGTGATTGAGGTATCCATGTCAGATCACCTACCACTGTTCTTACAGTTGAATAAAAAGGCGTACGAGCCTAAAGGATATCGGTTTAGATTTGAGAATATTTGGCTTCGTGAGAAGGAGTGTGTAAATGTAGTGAGGAATGGCTGGGAGCTAGCTGGAGGTATGGATATTACAGGTAAAATTCGATTGTGCGCTGAAAAATTACAACAATGGGGAGGAGGCTTAAGTAATGAATACAAGGTAAAGATTCAGCAATGTCGGTTAATGCTGAAAAAGCTGAGGTCACGTCGAGATTGTCAAGGTATTCAACAATATAATGCAACAAGGTGGGAATACTTGTCTTTGCTTGATAAACAGGAGGTATATTGGAAGCAGCGTTCTAAGCAATTCTGGCTCCAAGAGGGGGATAAGAATACAAGATTTTTTCATCGGTATGCATCAAATAGACGAAAGAATAATAGAGTGGACAGAATTAAGGATGCAAATGGTGTTTGGCAGGAAACAAAAGGCGAAATTCAGGGTGTTGTGGAAGATTACTTTTCACGATTGTTCACATCGTCGAATTTGCAAGGAAAGCTGTCAAATAGGGAGGTGGTTAAACAGGTTTCAGATGTTGAAAATGCGGAGCTGCACACAGAAGTAACAGTTGCAGAAGTAAAGGATGTTGTGTTTTCTATGCATCCGGATAAAGCATCCGGTCTTGATGGCTTTAATCCCGCTTTTTATCAAGCCTTTTAG